From one Formosa sediminum genomic stretch:
- the accD gene encoding acetyl-CoA carboxylase, carboxyltransferase subunit beta, translated as MSWFKRKTKGITTTTNEKKDTPKGLWYKSPTGKIVDTEELEQNFYVSPEDGYHVRIGSKEYFEILFDDNTFKELDADLVSKDPLKFVDTKKYPDRLKAAQDKTQLKDAVRTAVGKSKGKDLVIACMDFSFIGGSMGSVVGEKIARAANYSLKNKIPLMVISKSGGARMMEAALSLMQMAKTSVKLAQLADASIPYISLCTDPTTGGTTASFAMLGDINISEPGALIGFAGPRIVRDTTGKELPEGFQTAEFLLEHGFLDFITHRKDLKNKVNLYIDLITNQPVRA; from the coding sequence ATGTCTTGGTTTAAAAGAAAAACAAAAGGAATTACAACTACCACTAATGAGAAAAAAGACACACCAAAAGGTTTGTGGTATAAATCTCCAACTGGTAAAATAGTAGATACAGAAGAATTAGAACAAAATTTTTATGTAAGTCCAGAAGATGGATATCACGTTAGAATTGGTAGTAAAGAATACTTCGAAATACTTTTTGACGATAACACATTTAAAGAATTAGATGCCGATTTAGTATCTAAAGATCCTCTAAAGTTTGTAGACACAAAAAAATATCCAGACCGTTTAAAAGCTGCTCAAGATAAAACACAACTAAAAGATGCTGTAAGAACTGCCGTTGGTAAATCTAAAGGTAAAGATTTAGTTATAGCTTGTATGGACTTTAGTTTTATTGGTGGATCTATGGGAAGTGTTGTAGGAGAAAAAATTGCACGAGCTGCAAACTATTCCTTAAAAAACAAAATTCCTTTAATGGTAATTTCCAAATCTGGAGGAGCAAGAATGATGGAAGCCGCATTATCTTTAATGCAAATGGCAAAAACATCTGTAAAACTTGCACAATTAGCAGATGCTAGCATTCCTTATATATCATTATGCACAGATCCAACAACTGGAGGAACCACTGCTTCCTTTGCCATGTTAGGAGATATTAATATTAGTGAACCAGGAGCTTTAATAGGTTTCGCCGGACCACGAATTGTAAGAGATACGACAGGAAAAGAACTTCCAGAAGGGTTTCAAACTGCAGAGTTCTTATTAGAACACGGTTTCTTAGATTTCATTACTCACCGTAAAGATTTAAAAAATAAGGTTAACTTATATATAGACTTAATTACAAATCAACCTGTAAGAGCCTAA
- the tamL gene encoding translocation and assembly module lipoprotein TamL produces the protein MLFILITGFITACNSLKRVGEHERLLVKNTIYVDSVRNTSEQIDNLLYQDPNKTMLGLPIRLYIYNLARPNIDSIIDAELNKSEKHRERLERFLSKKQLAQYIDNRKGFNNWLKTTGEAPTLLSEPRAIKSVKRLEDYFTNNGWFNVSADYNIIKKTKNKSEIEYHVNLGKPFKIDSLTSKISSPIVDTIYNKFKDRSIIKKGERYTTDNFEAERDRISTSLRNNGIYQFSQDYVLFQVDTVGTNKKVNVEVQIKDYELRKQDSSYRVPFKVYKIKDVNIYTDSKINNRNAAIQDSTTFNGYNLYSTDKLAFRPKALTDALFISPGRIYRDIDRTRTYNHLSGLKTFKYPDINYVENPDTTLTANIHLTPLKKFNLGFSTEVSTSNIQVIGFSLSPSLLARNIFRGAETLELSGFTSIGASDDAGDDRDVFFDINEIGADLKLTIPRLFFPFKTDSLIPKFMSPTTKISLSIASQKNVGLDKRSLTGNLNYNWKPKRNITQSVDLFSAQYVRNLNPDNYFNVYSTSYNTLNDIAQDIGYISSDEDLSIPDGTEAFITGVLGDDPPNDISDDDIQTVNNIEERKIRLTENNLIVSSAYTFIKDNRSSISDESFYIFRFRLESAGNLLALGSNLANSKKNDDDHYELFNVSYSQYIKTELDYTKHWDLGHSNILAFRSFFGIAIPYGNSDNIPFSKSFFAGGTNDNRAWTAYDLGPGSSQSNDDYNEANLKLALNLEHRFNVFEDLYGALFIDVGNIWNVLDNIDDDASTFDSFDSLKDIAIGTGFGLRYDFSFLVFRFDIGFKTYDPSYTNGERWFKDYNFGNAVYNVGINYPF, from the coding sequence GTGTTATTTATTTTAATAACAGGTTTTATTACGGCTTGTAATTCTTTAAAAAGAGTTGGAGAACACGAACGCCTTTTAGTAAAAAACACAATATACGTAGATAGTGTTAGAAACACATCAGAGCAGATTGACAATTTATTATACCAGGACCCTAACAAAACCATGCTAGGACTTCCTATTCGACTATACATCTATAACTTAGCTCGACCAAATATTGACTCTATAATCGATGCCGAATTAAACAAATCTGAAAAACACAGAGAACGTTTAGAACGCTTTCTATCTAAAAAACAACTTGCACAATATATAGATAATAGAAAAGGTTTTAACAATTGGCTAAAGACAACTGGAGAAGCACCAACACTTTTAAGTGAGCCTAGAGCGATTAAATCGGTTAAACGATTAGAAGATTATTTTACTAACAATGGTTGGTTTAATGTTTCAGCAGATTACAATATTATTAAAAAAACCAAAAACAAATCTGAAATTGAATACCATGTAAATCTAGGTAAACCATTTAAGATAGACAGCCTGACGTCTAAAATTTCATCCCCTATTGTAGATACTATATATAATAAGTTTAAAGACCGGTCTATAATAAAAAAAGGAGAACGCTATACTACCGATAATTTTGAAGCCGAGCGCGATAGAATTTCAACCTCATTAAGAAATAACGGAATTTATCAATTTAGTCAAGACTATGTTCTTTTTCAAGTAGACACTGTAGGTACTAATAAAAAGGTTAATGTTGAAGTACAAATTAAAGATTACGAATTAAGAAAACAAGATTCATCTTACAGAGTTCCTTTTAAAGTCTATAAAATTAAAGATGTTAATATTTATACAGACTCTAAAATTAACAACAGAAACGCCGCTATACAAGACTCTACAACCTTTAATGGTTATAATTTATACAGCACAGACAAACTTGCGTTTAGACCAAAAGCTTTAACAGACGCACTATTTATAAGTCCAGGAAGAATTTACAGGGATATAGACCGCACACGTACATATAATCATTTAAGCGGATTAAAAACATTTAAATATCCAGATATTAATTATGTTGAAAATCCGGATACAACTCTAACTGCCAACATACATTTAACACCTCTTAAAAAGTTTAATTTAGGTTTTTCTACAGAAGTCTCTACAAGTAACATTCAAGTTATTGGTTTTTCTTTAAGTCCAAGTTTATTGGCTAGAAACATTTTTAGAGGAGCAGAAACACTTGAACTATCGGGGTTCACTTCAATTGGTGCATCTGATGATGCTGGAGATGATAGAGATGTGTTTTTTGATATAAATGAAATTGGTGCAGACTTAAAATTAACTATACCTAGACTATTTTTTCCGTTTAAAACAGATAGTCTAATTCCTAAATTCATGTCTCCTACAACAAAAATAAGTCTATCTATAGCCAGTCAAAAAAATGTAGGACTAGATAAACGCTCACTTACAGGAAACCTAAATTATAACTGGAAACCCAAACGTAACATTACACAGTCTGTAGATTTATTTAGCGCTCAATATGTTAGAAATTTAAATCCAGATAATTATTTTAATGTATATAGCACTTCTTACAACACACTAAATGATATCGCTCAAGATATTGGGTATATATCTAGTGACGAAGATTTATCTATACCAGATGGCACTGAAGCATTTATAACCGGAGTCTTAGGAGACGATCCGCCAAACGACATTTCTGATGACGATATACAAACTGTTAACAATATAGAAGAGCGAAAAATTAGATTAACAGAAAACAACTTAATCGTATCTAGCGCCTACACCTTTATTAAAGACAATCGAAGTTCTATTAGCGATGAAAGCTTTTATATTTTTAGGTTCAGACTTGAGTCTGCAGGAAATTTATTAGCATTAGGTTCTAATCTAGCAAACAGTAAAAAGAATGACGACGACCATTACGAACTTTTCAATGTATCGTACTCACAATATATAAAAACCGAGTTAGATTATACTAAGCATTGGGATTTAGGGCACAGTAACATACTTGCATTTAGAAGCTTTTTCGGGATTGCAATACCTTACGGAAACTCAGATAATATTCCGTTCTCAAAAAGTTTTTTTGCTGGAGGAACAAATGATAACAGAGCTTGGACCGCATACGATTTAGGACCAGGAAGTTCACAAAGTAATGACGATTATAATGAAGCAAACTTAAAACTTGCTTTAAATTTAGAACATCGCTTTAATGTTTTTGAAGATTTATACGGTGCACTATTTATAGATGTAGGAAACATCTGGAATGTCTTAGATAATATAGACGACGATGCATCTACCTTCGATAGTTTTGACTCGCTTAAAGACATTGCAATAGGAACAGGGTTTGGACTGCGTTACGATTTTAGTTTCTTAGTTTTTAGATTCGATATTGGTTTTAAAACCTACGATCCTTCATACACTAATGGCGAACGCTGGTTTAAGGATTATAATTTTGGAAATGCAGTTTATAATGTAGGAATTAACTATCCGTTCTAA
- the rpsO gene encoding 30S ribosomal protein S15, which translates to MYLTKESKQELFAKHGKGKNDTGTAEGQIALFTHRINHLTEHLKKNRKDYNTERSLVKLVGKRRALLDYLTKKDILRYRAIVKELGLRK; encoded by the coding sequence ATGTATTTAACAAAAGAGTCTAAACAAGAGCTTTTCGCAAAGCACGGTAAAGGAAAGAACGATACTGGTACTGCAGAAGGACAAATTGCGTTATTCACGCACAGAATTAATCACCTAACAGAACACTTAAAAAAGAATCGTAAAGATTATAATACAGAGCGTTCTTTAGTAAAATTAGTAGGTAAGCGTAGAGCGTTACTTGATTACTTAACTAAAAAGGATATTTTAAGATATCGTGCTATAGTTAAAGAA
- the fbaA gene encoding class II fructose-bisphosphate aldolase has product MGHNIKPGVATGKEVQEIFKYAKEKGFALPAVNVIGSDTINGVLETAASLNAPVIIQFSNGGAAFNAGKGLSNENQKAAIAGAVAGAKHVHQLAVAYGVPVILHTDHCAKKLLPWIDGMLDASEQHFKETGKPLFSSHMIDLSEEPLEENMEICKTYLERMSKMGMTLEIELGITGGEEDGVDNTDVDDSKLYTQPEEVAYAYEELSKVSDQFTIAAAFGNVHGVYKPGNVKLTPKILKNSQEYITKKYGVSDNHIDFVFHGGSGSTVEEIREGISYGVIKMNIDTDMQYAFMSGIRDYMKENEAYLQAQIGNPDGADAPNKKYYDPRVWLRKGEETFVARLKKAFEDLNNVNTL; this is encoded by the coding sequence ATGGGACACAATATTAAACCGGGAGTTGCTACCGGAAAAGAAGTACAAGAAATATTTAAATATGCTAAAGAAAAAGGATTTGCGCTTCCTGCTGTAAACGTCATTGGTTCTGATACTATAAATGGTGTTTTAGAAACTGCTGCATCATTAAATGCACCAGTAATTATTCAGTTTTCTAATGGTGGTGCTGCATTTAATGCAGGTAAAGGATTAAGTAACGAAAACCAAAAAGCAGCTATAGCTGGAGCTGTTGCAGGAGCAAAACATGTACATCAATTAGCTGTAGCTTACGGTGTTCCGGTAATATTACATACAGACCATTGTGCAAAAAAACTATTACCTTGGATAGATGGAATGTTGGATGCTAGTGAACAACATTTTAAAGAAACAGGCAAGCCTTTATTCAGCTCACATATGATTGATCTTTCTGAAGAACCTTTAGAAGAAAACATGGAAATTTGTAAAACGTACCTAGAACGTATGAGTAAAATGGGTATGACTTTAGAAATTGAATTAGGTATAACAGGAGGTGAAGAAGATGGTGTTGATAATACAGATGTAGACGACTCTAAATTGTATACACAACCTGAAGAAGTAGCATACGCTTATGAAGAATTAAGTAAAGTAAGTGACCAATTTACTATTGCCGCTGCTTTTGGAAACGTACATGGTGTGTACAAGCCTGGAAATGTTAAACTAACTCCAAAAATTTTAAAAAATTCACAAGAATATATCACTAAAAAATACGGAGTTTCAGACAACCATATAGACTTTGTTTTCCACGGAGGATCTGGATCTACAGTTGAAGAAATTAGAGAAGGCATTAGCTATGGTGTAATTAAAATGAATATCGATACAGATATGCAATATGCATTTATGAGTGGTATTCGTGACTATATGAAAGAAAATGAAGCTTATTTACAAGCTCAAATTGGAAATCCAGATGGCGCAGACGCACCAAATAAAAAATATTACGACCCTAGAGTTTGGCTTAGAAAAGGAGAAGAAACCTTTGTAGCACGCTTAAAAAAGGCTTTTGAAGATTTAAATAATGTGAATACATTATAA